In one window of Miscanthus floridulus cultivar M001 chromosome 12, ASM1932011v1, whole genome shotgun sequence DNA:
- the LOC136497907 gene encoding carotenoid cleavage dioxygenase 7, chloroplastic-like, translating into MSQHTIAVMHAVVHHHPGHRAPPPRCCSRGHGRSSVVVRAAAAATVTSTPGAAATAPDSPSAAFWDYNLLFRSQRAESRDPVALRVTEGAIPPDFPAGTYYLAGPGMFADDHGSTVHPLDGHGYLRSFRFGGADDGGETTAHYSARYVETAAKREEHDDAGGASSWQFTHRGPFSVLQGGNRVGNVKVMKNVANTSVLRWGGRVLCLWEGGEPYELDTRTLETIGPFDILGRLAGGTTTDEAARDDDSSEAARHGRRRRPWLQEAGIDVAARLLRPVLSGVFSMPAKRLLAHYKIDTKRNRLLMVACNAEDMLLPRSNFTFYEFEANFALVQTREFVVPDHLMIHDWTFTDSHYVLLGNRIRLDIPGSLLALTGTHPMIAALAVDPSRQSTPVYLLPRSPEADAKASGRDWSVPIEAPSQMWSMHVGNAFEERNARGGINIQLHMSGCSYQWFNFHRMFGYNWQNKKLDPSFMNIAKGREWLPRLVQVSIDLDKRGTCRGCSVRRLSDQWTRPADFPAINPGFANRRNRFVYAGGASGSRRFLPYFPFDSVVKVDVADGSARSWSAAGRKFVGEPVFVPTGLSEDDGYVLLVEYAVSDHRCHLVVLDARKIGERDAVVAKLEVPKHLTFPMGFHGFWADE; encoded by the exons ATGTCTCAGCACACCATTGCCGTCATGCACGCCGTCGTGCACCACCACCCTGGCCACCGCGCACCGCCGCCTCGCTGCTGCTCTCGCGGCCACGGGCGCAGCAGCGTCGTCGTccgcgccgcggccgcggccaccgTCACCAGCACCCCGGGCGCCGCGGCGACAGCGCCGGACTCGCCGTCCGCGGCGTTCTGGGACTACAACCTCCTATTCCGGTCGCAGCGCGCCGAGTCCCGCGACCCCGTGGCGCTCCGCGTCACGGAGGGCGCGATCCCGCCGGACTTCCCGGCGGGCACCTACTACCTCGCCGGGCCTGGGATGTTCGCCGACGACCACGGGTCCACCGTGCACCCGCTCGACGGCCACGGCTACCTCCGCTCGTTCCGCTTCGGCGGCGCCGACGACGGCGGCGAGACGACGGCGCACTACTCCGCGCGGTACGTGGAGACGGCGGCGAAGCGGGAGGAGCACGACGACGCGGGCGGCGCGTCGTCGTGGCAGTTCACGCACCGGGGCCCCTTCTCGGTGCTGCAGGGCGGGAACCGGGTGGGCAACGTGAAGGTGATGAAGAACGTGGCTAACACCAGCGTGCTACGCTGGGGCGGCCGCGTGCTCTGCCTCTGGGAAGGCGGCGAGCCGTACGAGCTGGACACGCGGACGCTGGAGACCATCGGCCCGTTCGACATCCTCGGCCGCCTCGCCGGCGGCACCACCACCGACGAAGCGGCACGAGACGACGACAGCAGCGAGGCTGCGCGTCAcgggcgccggcggcggccgtggCTGCAGGAGGCAGGGATCGACGTGGCCGCGCGCCTGCTGCGACCGGTCCTCAGTG GTGTCTTCAGCATGCCGGCCAAGCGGCTACTCGCGCACTACAAGATCGACACCAAGAGGAACCGGCTGCTGATGGTGGCGTGCAACGCCGAGGACATGCTCCTCCCGCGCTCCAACTTCACCTTCTACG AGTTCGAGGCCAACTTCGCGCTGGTGCAGACGCGGGAGTTCGTGGTGCCGGACCACCTGATGATCCACGACTGGACCTTCACCGACAGCCACTACGTCCTCCTCGGCAACAGAATCAGGCTGGACATTCCCG GTTCGCTGCTGGCGCTCACGGGCACTCACCCAATGATCGCGGCCCTCGCCGTGGACCCGAGCCGGCAGTCCACGCCCGTCTACCTGCTGCCGCGCTCCCCGGAGGCCGACGCCAAGGCCAGCGGCCGCGACTGGAGCGTGCCCATCGAGGCGCCGTCGCAGATGTGGTCCATGCACGTCGGCAACGCCTTCGAGGAGCGCAACGCCCGGGGCGGCATCAACATACAGCTCCACATGTCCGGCTGCTCCTACCAGTGGTTCAACTTCCACAGGATGTTCG GTTACAATTGGCAGAACAAGAAGCTGGACCCGTCCTTCATGAACATAGCCAAGGGAAGGGAATGGCTACCTCGTCTTGTTCAG GTGTCAATCGACCTCGACAAGAGAGGAACGTGCCGAGGATGCTCCGTCCGGAGACTGTCCGACCAGTGGACCAGGCCGGCGGACTTCCCGGCGATCAACCCAGGCTTCGCCAACCGGAGGAACCGGTTCGTCTACGCCGGCGGTGCCTCCGGTTCACGCAGGTTCTTGCCGTACTTCCCCTTCGACAGCGTCGTCAAGGTAGACGTCGCTGATGGATCGGCGCGGTCGTGGTCTGCCGCCGGGCGCAAGTTCGTTGGTGAGCCGGTCTTCGTCCCGACCGGCCTTAGCGAGGATGACGGCTATGTTCTGCTTGTCGAG TATGCAGTGTCTGATCACAGGTGTCATCTGGTGGTGCTGGACGCAAGGAAGATCGGGGAAAGGGACGCAGTTGTGGCAAAACTTGAGGTGCCCAAGCACCTCACCTTCCCAATGGGATTCCATGGGTTTTGGGCAGATGAATGA
- the LOC136498418 gene encoding uncharacterized protein encodes MVVYVVHTRRDRRGWRGGDASAMTSRNFVRLASRSVAATAPAIPSSSSSGGALSLSRAGGRPLRATSPPPPASIASAACWESRTLRSDGEDWEEVVVAEGDADAPDALQEATEEHGVVFGVAPTDDEVRAAVASIKQVFEKAPAVDSEPADLQALALPISVHPSSGIFVNHFALDSDASEVGLDEWTESARLVLNSSALLTKEHRSVLDAFHLLHEDASVQKMVMALSTDKAVWDAVMNNDVVQEFKKSFQDAKETDLKGSSTAPPGFMMWVLENTQAKIREFLEKILGLVNMLFQAGGKNYDFSDDIVKMSFMLSVFVFIVVTIARIR; translated from the exons ATGGTGGTTTACGTGGTTCATACCAGGAGGGACCGGCGAGGTTGGAGAGGCGGCGACGCATCAGCCATGACCAGCAGGAATTTCGTGCGCCTCGCCAGCCGCTCCGTCGCGGCCACCGCCCCAGCCatcccatcttcttcctcctccggcggcgcccTTTCACTGTCGCGCGCCGGAGGCCGCCCGCTGCGCGCAACCTCACCGCCGCCTCCGGCTTCCATCGCCTCCGCCGCGTGCTGGGAGTCCCGCACGCTGCGCAGCGACGGCGAGGACTGGGAGGAGGTCGTCGTCGCCGAGGGAGATGCCGACGCACCTGACGCCCTCCAGGAGGCAACGGAGGAGCATGGCGTTGTGTTCGGGGTCGCGCCCACCGATGACGAGGTCCGCGCCGCCGTCGCCAGCATCAAGCA GGTGTTTGAGAAGGCTCCTGCCGTGGACTCTGAACCTGCTGATCTACAAGCCCTCGCATTGCCCATCTCAGTGCACCCTTCGTCTGGGATATTCGTGAATCATTTTGCTCTGGATTCTGATGCATCTGAGGTCGGACTAGATGAATGGACTGAATCTGCTAGGCTCGTTCTTAACTCAAGTGCTCTTTTGACAAAGGAACATCGAAGTGTACTGGATGCATTCCACCTATTGCATGAAGACGCTTCTGTTCAG AAAATGGTTATGGCCTTGTCAACTGACAAGGCTGTATGGGATGCTGTGATGAACAACGATGTGGTACAAGAATTCAAGAAGTCCTTCCAGGATG CAAAGGAAACTGATCTCAAGGGAAGCTCTACTGCTCCTCCTGGATTTATGATGTGGGTCTTGGAAAACACCCAGGCAAAAATCAGGGAATTCCTTGAGAAAATACTTGGGCTCGTGAATATGCTCTTTCAAGCTGGGGGCAAGAACTACGATTTCTCTGATGATATAGTGAAGATGTCATTCATGCTCTCGGTGTTCGTCTTCATCGTGGTAACTATAGCTCGTATACGCTGA
- the LOC136496345 gene encoding uncharacterized protein, whose amino-acid sequence MAGWCEEAVALLQRPAVVEMAVDVLLCAVPIWAAVMIGLVVGWSWRPRWTGLLFLGLRTRLRILWVPPGLGARRLWLACTALSACSVAPRLLSSAFRRCRGKHQDKASPDDDAAAARAGGGCADGRTNFEGEHDTVTEKDLEHLLQLLDNKESGDTAWQNLMERTTSNMTYKAWRREPEEGPIMYCSHTIFEDATPELVRDFFWDGDFRLKWDPMLAYSKSLDEFPQNGATIVHWIKKFPFFCSDREYIFGGRIWESGKTYYCVTKGVPYPSLPKKEKPRRVELYFSSWRIKAVQSPKHVGQQSACEVTLVHYEDMGIPKDVARVAVRHGMWGAVKKLQSGFRAYQQMRDTENTLSHSAIMARMTTKISITASNGPVDHDLSIADKIDDENDSSHAVQHGFDWKWLVVGGAVAAVCVLNTGLVGKVLLLGAARRQAKK is encoded by the exons ATGGCGGGTTGGTGCGAGGAGGCGGTGGCGCTGCTGCAGCGTCCCGCGGTGGTGGAGATGGCCGTCGACGTGCTGCTCTGCGCGGTGCCGATCTGGGCCGCCGTCATGATCGGCCTCGTCGTCGGTTGGTCCTGGCGCCCGCGCTGGACGGGGCTGCTCTTCCTCGGCCTCCGCACCCGCCTCCGCATCCTCTGGGTGCCACCGGGCCTCGGGGCCCGGAGGCTTTGGCTCGCCTGCACCGCGCTCTCCGCCTGCTCCGTCGCGCCAAGGCTCCTCTCCTCCGCATTCCGACGCTGCAGAGGCAAGCACCAGGACAAGGCCTCCCCCGATGACGATGCCGCTGCGGCCCGGGCCGGTGGAGGTTGCGCCGACGGCAG GACAAATTTTGAGGGTGAGCATGATACTGTCACTGAGAAGGACCTAGAACATCTCCTGCAACTTTTAGATAACAAGGAAAGTGGGGATACAGCTTGGCAGAATTTGATGGAGCGCACGACCTCCAACATGACCTACAAGGCCTGGCGGCGTGAGCCTGAG gagggacctataaTGTACTGCAGCCACACTATTTTTGAGGATGCTACTCCTGAACTGGTTAGAGATTTTTTCTGGGATGGTGATTTTCGTCTAAAGTGGGATCCCATGCTCGCATACTCCAAATCTTTGGATGAGTTCCCTCAGAATGGAGCAACAATTGTCCACTGGATAAAAAAG TTCCCATTCTTTTGCAGCGACCGTGAATACATCTTTGGAGGACGCATATGGGAATCTGGGAAGACGTACTATTGTGTTACAAAG GGTGTTCCATATCCATCATTGCCCAAGAAAGAAAAGCCGAGGCGTGTGGAGCTGTACTTCTCAAGTTGGCGTATTAAAGCTG TTCAATCGCCTAAACATGTGGGTCAGCAATCTGCATGTGAAGTAACTTTGGTTCACTATGAGGACATGGGCATACCAAAAGATGTAGCCAGGGTTGCTGTTCGTCACGGCATGTGGGGTGCTGTGAAGAAACTTCAGTCTGGATTCAGAGCGTACCAGCAAATGAGAGACACAGAAAATACCCTGTCACACAGCGCCATCATGGCTCGAATGACCACTAAGATATCCATCACGGCTTCAAATGGTCCCGTGGACCATGACCTCTCCATTGCTGATAAAATCGATGACGAGAATGACAGCTCCCATGCAGTTCAACATGGTTTTGACTGGAAGTGGTTGGTGGTTGGTGGTGCGGTGGCTGCAGTTTGTGTGCTCAACACTGGACTGGTCGGCAAAGTCCTCTTGCTTGGAGCAGCGAGAAGGCAGGCGAAGAAGTGA
- the LOC136497535 gene encoding aquaporin TIP2-3, translated as MVKLAFGSLGDSFSAASLKAYVAEFIATLLFVFAGVGSAIAYSQLTKGGALDPTGLVAIAIAHAFALFVGVSMAANVSGGHLNPAVTFGLAVGGHITILTGILYWVAQLLGASVACLLLQYVTHGQAIPTHGVSGISEIEGVVMEIVITFALVYTVYATAADPKKGSLGTIAPIAIGFIVGANILAAGPFSGGSMNPARSFGPAVAAGNFAGNWVYWVGPLIGGGLAGLVYGDVFIASYQPVGQQEYP; from the exons ATGGTGAAGCTTGCATTTGGAAGCTTGGGCGACTCTTTCAGCGCCGCGTCCCTCAAGGCCTATGTGGCCGAGTTCATTGCCACGCTCCTCTTCGTGTTCGCCGGCGTCGGGTCCGCCATTGCCTACT CGCAATTGACAAAGGGTGGCGCTCTGGACCCCACCGGCCTTGTGGCCATCGCCATCGCCCATGCGTTCGCGCTCTTCGTGGGTGTCTCCATGGCCGCCAACGTCTCCGGCGGCCACCTGAACCCCGCCGTCACCTTTGGCCTCGCCGTCGGCGGCCACATCACCATCCTCACCGGCATCTTATACTGGGTCGCCCAGCTGCTCGGCGCCTCCGTGGCGTGCCTTCTCCTGCAGTACGTCACCCACGGACAG GCTATCCCGACACACGGCGTGTCCGGGATCAGCGAAATCGAGGGCGTGGTGATGGAGATCGTGATCACCTTCGCGCTCGTGTACACCGTGTACGCCACCGCGGCCGACCCCAAGAAGGGGTCCCTCGGCACCATCGCGCCCATCGCCATCGGCTTCATCGTCGGCGCCAACATCCTGGCCGCCGGACCCTTCAGCGGCGGCTCCATGAACCCGGCCCGCTCCTTCGGCCCCGCCGTGGCCGCTGGCAACTTCGCCGGCAACTGGGTCTACTGGGTCGGCCCCCTCATCGGCGGCGGCCTGGCGGGGCTCGTCTACGGCGACGTGTTCATCGCCTCCTACCAGCCGGTCGGCCAGCAGGAGTACCCATGA